One window of Salegentibacter sp. Hel_I_6 genomic DNA carries:
- a CDS encoding HEPN domain-containing protein, which translates to MQSFRTEIENPVVEKDILDLEKKIRLFREGKADEEKFRSLRLARGVYGQRQAGVQMVRIKLPFGKVTSEQLHRIANVSDEYSKGRLHITTRQDIQIHHVSLDRTPELWAQLEKDDITLREACGNTVRNVTASPTAGIDKNEPFDVSPYAHGTFQFFLRNPICQEMGRKFKISFSSSDDDTALSYIHDLGFIAKLKDGKRGFKVMLGGGLGSQPRHADELYDFLPAEELLPLIEGVLRVFDRHGERAKRLKARMKFLIKDIGKDAFMELVSEQSTALSKNHPEFEVEKFEVAPPLQEVEVPSVEIENQKDFETWKSTNVIPQKQEGLFAIGIRVPLGDFYTGGARKLADLVKKYAGNEIRLSLRQDILIRHVREEFLPFFYSELKKLDYAEAGYNKTVDITACPGTDTCNLGIASSTGIADVLEDVLKEEYPQFINGKDITIKISGCMNACGQHNMAEIGFQGMSVKVGKTVAPALQVLLGGGTLGDGQGRFADKVVKVPSKRGPQALRVLLNDFEANANSERKFAEYYDRQGKTYFYDLLKDLADTSNLTENEFVDWGHEKPYIKAVGVGECAGVVIDLIATLLFESEEKIDNAKSALERKAWADSIYHSYTSIVNSAKALLLAEDVKTNTQAGIIAQFDELFVDTGKIELSTSFKEFAYQMNEHEPTEAFANKYLEDAQLFLKRVDAFRTKEVQNV; encoded by the coding sequence ATGCAAAGTTTTAGAACCGAAATAGAAAACCCAGTTGTAGAGAAAGACATCCTGGATTTAGAGAAAAAAATCAGGCTGTTTCGTGAAGGAAAAGCCGATGAAGAAAAATTCCGAAGCCTGCGTTTGGCGCGTGGGGTTTATGGACAACGACAGGCGGGAGTACAAATGGTTCGTATAAAACTGCCGTTTGGAAAAGTAACTTCAGAACAACTGCATAGAATTGCCAATGTTTCAGATGAATATTCTAAAGGTCGATTGCATATCACCACCCGCCAGGATATCCAAATTCACCACGTAAGTCTCGATAGAACACCAGAACTCTGGGCGCAGTTGGAAAAAGATGATATCACTCTACGTGAAGCCTGCGGAAATACCGTTAGAAACGTTACCGCTTCCCCAACGGCTGGAATTGATAAAAATGAGCCTTTTGATGTTTCTCCTTATGCCCACGGAACTTTCCAATTTTTTCTTCGGAATCCAATTTGCCAGGAAATGGGAAGAAAATTCAAGATATCCTTTTCTTCATCTGATGATGATACGGCGCTAAGCTATATTCATGATCTTGGTTTTATCGCAAAATTAAAAGATGGAAAGCGCGGATTTAAAGTAATGCTAGGCGGCGGACTCGGTTCTCAACCTAGACACGCCGATGAACTGTATGATTTTCTTCCTGCGGAAGAATTACTGCCGCTGATAGAAGGTGTATTAAGAGTTTTTGATCGACACGGGGAACGTGCAAAACGCTTAAAAGCCAGAATGAAATTTCTAATAAAAGATATTGGCAAAGATGCCTTTATGGAATTAGTTTCCGAACAAAGCACGGCGCTTTCTAAAAACCATCCGGAATTTGAGGTTGAAAAATTTGAAGTCGCACCACCACTTCAGGAAGTTGAGGTGCCTTCGGTAGAAATTGAAAATCAAAAAGATTTTGAAACCTGGAAAAGCACGAATGTAATTCCGCAGAAACAGGAAGGATTATTTGCTATCGGAATTCGGGTTCCGCTAGGCGATTTTTACACCGGTGGTGCGAGGAAATTAGCCGATTTGGTTAAAAAATACGCCGGAAATGAGATCAGGTTAAGTTTAAGGCAGGATATTTTAATTCGCCACGTTCGGGAGGAGTTTTTGCCATTTTTCTATTCAGAATTAAAGAAACTTGATTATGCCGAAGCCGGTTATAATAAAACCGTAGATATTACGGCCTGCCCGGGAACAGATACCTGTAACCTGGGAATTGCCAGTAGTACGGGAATTGCCGATGTGTTGGAAGATGTTTTAAAAGAAGAATACCCGCAGTTTATAAACGGGAAAGATATTACCATAAAAATAAGCGGTTGTATGAATGCCTGCGGGCAACATAATATGGCCGAGATCGGTTTCCAGGGAATGTCAGTTAAAGTCGGGAAAACTGTGGCACCGGCACTTCAGGTATTGTTGGGTGGCGGAACACTTGGCGATGGGCAGGGTCGTTTTGCTGATAAAGTGGTAAAAGTGCCCAGTAAACGCGGGCCGCAAGCTTTGCGAGTATTGCTAAACGATTTTGAAGCAAACGCGAATTCCGAAAGAAAATTTGCTGAATATTACGATCGACAGGGAAAAACCTATTTCTATGATTTGCTAAAAGATTTAGCCGATACTTCCAACTTAACAGAAAACGAATTTGTGGATTGGGGACACGAGAAACCTTATATAAAAGCTGTAGGAGTAGGCGAATGTGCCGGCGTGGTTATAGATCTTATCGCAACACTTTTATTTGAAAGTGAAGAGAAAATTGATAACGCAAAAAGTGCACTGGAAAGAAAAGCCTGGGCCGATAGTATTTATCATTCCTATACCTCAATCGTAAATTCTGCTAAGGCTTTATTACTTGCTGAGGATGTAAAAACCAATACCCAGGCGGGAATAATTGCACAGTTTGACGAGTTGTTTGTAGACACCGGTAAAATCGAATTATCGACATCCTTCAAAGAATTTGCTTATCAAATGAACGAGCACGAGCCAACCGAAGCTTTTGCCAATAAATATTTAGAAGACGCGCAACTATTCTTAAAAAGGGTAGATGCATTTAGAACAAAGGAGGTACAAAATGTATAA
- a CDS encoding phosphoadenosine phosphosulfate reductase family protein, which produces MKRYSEKELKILNQQFKGITPAEIVQWVISNAARPVVTTNFRPYEAAILHAVSEIDPVIKVIWCDTGYNTPQTYIHAKHVIDRLKLNVKLYTPKQTAAYRDALFGGIPDINNPQHEDFTKQVKLEPFLRAMRQQNPDVWFTNLRKGQTSFRDSIDILSYSKDGILKVSPFYHWSDEKLDAYLEQNDLPNEFKYFDPTKVLENRECGLHA; this is translated from the coding sequence ATGAAACGGTACAGCGAAAAAGAATTGAAAATCCTCAACCAGCAATTTAAAGGAATAACGCCGGCTGAGATCGTACAATGGGTGATTTCCAATGCGGCAAGACCGGTGGTCACTACTAACTTTAGACCTTATGAAGCCGCAATTTTACATGCAGTTTCAGAAATAGATCCGGTGATAAAAGTAATTTGGTGCGACACCGGTTACAATACCCCGCAAACCTATATACACGCAAAGCATGTAATAGATAGGTTAAAGCTCAATGTAAAACTTTATACCCCAAAACAAACCGCTGCCTACCGTGATGCACTTTTTGGCGGAATTCCTGATATCAATAATCCGCAGCACGAGGATTTTACAAAACAGGTGAAGTTAGAACCTTTTCTACGCGCTATGCGTCAACAAAACCCAGATGTTTGGTTTACCAATTTAAGAAAAGGCCAAACCAGTTTTCGAGATAGTATCGATATTTTAAGCTATAGTAAAGATGGGATCTTAAAGGTGAGTCCATTTTACCACTGGAGTGACGAAAAACTGGATGCTTATCTGGAGCAAAATGATTTGCCAAACGAATTCAAATATTTTGACCCTACAAAAGTCTTAGAAAATCGTGAATGTGGTCTTCACGCTTAA
- a CDS encoding DUF2061 domain-containing protein — MILDQVKSKSTYKKDTTSEKPLRSILKTVSWRIVGTVDTIVISWVLTGEIETALAIGSVELVTKMILYFGHERLWNMISFGKE, encoded by the coding sequence ATGATACTGGATCAGGTAAAATCAAAAAGCACTTATAAGAAGGACACTACTTCAGAGAAACCCTTACGGAGTATTTTGAAAACAGTGAGCTGGAGAATTGTAGGAACTGTAGATACGATCGTTATTTCCTGGGTGCTTACTGGAGAGATTGAAACTGCCCTGGCCATCGGGTCGGTAGAATTAGTGACGAAAATGATCCTTTATTTTGGCCACGAGCGCCTTTGGAATATGATCAGTTTTGGAAAAGAATAA
- a CDS encoding Rrf2 family transcriptional regulator, which produces MLSKKTKYGIKALAFIAKRTDRKPVQTSEISKSENISQKFLESILLELRKSGFLGSKKGKGGGYYLIKEPGDIQMTSVIRVLEGPIAMVPCVSLNYYEKCDDCPSEETCSVHSLMIQVRDSTLKVLGDNTLADLAFRK; this is translated from the coding sequence ATGCTTTCAAAAAAGACCAAATACGGTATTAAAGCCCTTGCCTTTATCGCTAAGAGAACAGATAGAAAACCTGTGCAAACTTCAGAGATCTCTAAAAGTGAAAATATCTCGCAGAAATTCCTTGAAAGCATTCTTCTGGAATTACGAAAATCGGGATTTTTAGGATCTAAAAAAGGAAAAGGTGGTGGTTATTACCTAATCAAAGAACCTGGAGATATCCAGATGACTTCAGTAATTAGGGTTTTGGAAGGCCCTATTGCAATGGTGCCCTGTGTAAGTCTTAACTATTATGAAAAGTGTGATGATTGTCCCAGCGAAGAAACCTGCTCAGTTCATAGTTTAATGATACAGGTTAGGGATAGTACACTAAAGGTGTTGGGCGATAACACTTTGGCCGATCTCGCATTTAGAAAATAG
- a CDS encoding PLP-dependent aspartate aminotransferase family protein, which produces MHFETEAIRTQNERTQYQEHSTPLYLTSSYVFDDAEDMRASFSEEKERNIYSRFTNPNTSEFTEKIAKMEGAEAGFSFATGMSAVFSSLAALLNSGDHIISARSVFGSTHSLFTKFFPKWNISHSYFNVNEVDKIESLIKPETKIIFAETPTNPGVDILDLELLGEIAKKHNLILIIDNCFATPWLQNPIKFGAHLVIHSATKLIDGQGRVLGGVTVGNADLIREIYLFSRNTGPALSPFNAWVLSKSLETLSVRLDKHCENAEKVAEFLETEANAENVKYPFLKSHPQYEIAKKQMKKGGNIVAFEIKGGIEAGRKFIDAIKLCSRSANLGDTRSIVTHPASTTHSKLSEEDRLEAGIKPGLVRVSVGLEHVDDVIDDLKQALNSI; this is translated from the coding sequence ATGCATTTTGAAACCGAAGCCATTAGAACACAAAATGAACGCACCCAGTACCAGGAGCATTCTACTCCACTGTACTTAACGTCCAGTTATGTTTTTGATGATGCTGAAGATATGAGAGCTTCCTTTTCTGAAGAAAAAGAGCGCAATATTTATAGCCGATTTACCAATCCAAACACTTCAGAGTTTACTGAGAAGATAGCGAAAATGGAAGGCGCAGAAGCCGGGTTTTCATTTGCAACGGGAATGAGCGCTGTGTTTTCCAGCCTTGCTGCGCTATTGAATAGTGGGGATCATATAATTTCGGCAAGATCGGTTTTTGGGTCAACGCATAGTTTGTTTACCAAGTTTTTTCCAAAATGGAATATTTCGCATTCCTATTTCAATGTGAATGAAGTCGATAAAATTGAAAGTTTAATAAAGCCGGAAACAAAAATTATTTTCGCCGAAACTCCTACAAATCCCGGTGTAGATATTTTGGATTTAGAATTACTGGGAGAAATTGCTAAAAAGCATAATCTTATTTTAATAATTGATAATTGCTTTGCCACGCCCTGGCTGCAGAATCCTATAAAATTCGGAGCGCATTTGGTAATACATTCGGCTACAAAATTAATAGACGGGCAAGGCCGCGTTCTGGGCGGTGTAACAGTGGGAAATGCCGATTTAATTCGGGAAATCTACCTGTTCTCAAGGAATACGGGACCGGCTTTGTCGCCGTTTAATGCCTGGGTGCTTTCTAAAAGTTTGGAAACACTTTCGGTAAGGCTGGACAAGCATTGTGAAAATGCTGAAAAAGTAGCCGAGTTTTTAGAGACTGAAGCCAATGCTGAAAATGTAAAATATCCTTTTTTGAAGTCGCATCCGCAATATGAAATTGCGAAAAAACAGATGAAAAAAGGAGGAAATATCGTAGCTTTTGAGATTAAAGGGGGCATTGAAGCGGGAAGAAAATTTATAGATGCGATCAAGCTTTGTTCAAGATCGGCAAACCTGGGAGACACGAGAAGTATTGTTACGCATCCTGCTTCTACAACACATAGTAAGTTAAGTGAAGAAGACCGTTTAGAAGCAGGCATAAAACCGGGTTTGGTAAGAGTTTCAGTAGGTTTGGAACATGTAGATGATGTGATAGACGATTTAAAACAAGCTTTAAATTCAATTTAG
- a CDS encoding aspartate kinase, which translates to MKKVNIILFGIGNVGSTLIQQLISAKKQWEEHSGVSVSIPVIANSKKALFNADGISESWQKDFKKSAEKYKLEDILDFTKEHDLEHLIAIDATASKEFVEIYIRLIQNGFNLVAANKVANTLSADFYKKLRKELDYHGKHFFYETNVGAGLPIVQTVQGLHQAGEKVTRIRGVFSGSLSFIFNTFSENKEKFSDVLQKAGNLGYTEPDAREDLSGNDVGRKLLILARELQLEKEFQEVKIQSLIPEQLNGQTSAEEFQRRIGELDEIFFQYKKEQNKDHVLRYIGEIEVGSANLEAKLISEPKNTALGQIKGADNIFEIYTESYGDQPLVIQGAGAGAAVTARGVVSDVLKLSQRLN; encoded by the coding sequence ATGAAAAAAGTAAACATCATCTTGTTTGGAATCGGTAACGTAGGCAGTACCTTGATCCAGCAACTAATAAGTGCAAAAAAGCAGTGGGAAGAGCATTCCGGAGTTTCTGTAAGTATTCCTGTGATTGCAAATTCAAAAAAAGCACTTTTCAATGCTGATGGAATTTCTGAAAGCTGGCAAAAAGATTTCAAGAAATCTGCTGAAAAGTATAAACTAGAAGACATTCTCGATTTTACCAAAGAGCACGATTTGGAACATCTTATTGCTATAGACGCTACGGCGAGCAAGGAGTTTGTAGAGATTTATATTCGGTTAATTCAAAACGGCTTTAACCTGGTAGCCGCCAATAAAGTTGCGAATACACTTTCTGCCGATTTCTATAAAAAATTGCGCAAAGAATTAGATTACCACGGGAAACATTTTTTCTATGAAACCAATGTGGGTGCCGGTTTGCCAATTGTACAAACCGTACAGGGCTTGCACCAGGCCGGGGAGAAAGTCACTAGAATACGCGGAGTTTTCTCCGGTTCGCTAAGTTTTATTTTCAATACTTTTTCTGAAAATAAAGAGAAATTCTCTGATGTTTTGCAAAAAGCCGGAAACCTGGGTTATACCGAGCCCGATGCCCGTGAAGATCTTTCGGGAAACGATGTGGGAAGAAAATTATTGATCCTGGCGCGCGAGCTTCAGCTGGAAAAGGAGTTTCAGGAAGTGAAAATTCAATCTTTAATTCCGGAGCAGTTAAACGGACAAACGTCCGCGGAAGAATTTCAGCGTAGAATAGGGGAGCTGGATGAAATATTTTTTCAGTATAAAAAAGAACAAAACAAAGATCACGTGCTACGGTACATTGGAGAAATTGAAGTAGGAAGCGCCAACCTGGAGGCAAAACTTATTTCTGAACCCAAAAATACCGCGCTGGGCCAAATTAAAGGCGCCGATAATATTTTTGAAATTTACACTGAATCTTATGGCGATCAACCGCTGGTGATTCAAGGAGCCGGGGCAGGAGCAGCGGTAACCGCTCGCGGTGTAGTTAGCGATGTGCTCAAATTATCACAAAGACTTAATTAA
- a CDS encoding alpha/beta fold hydrolase, which produces MLQELCLKDFKNSAGTVQDIYLSFQQFGQNPETAQVVLINHALTGNSQITGKLGWWTKIVGPQKCIDTEKFSILAFNIPGNGFNGKKEHLIENYKEFTLRDIARIQALALQQLKIKKLFAIIGGSIGGALAWELAALKPDLAENIIPIATDYKATDWVLANCKVQEQILNNSKEPVKDARMHAMTFYRTPQSLSKKFNRTKEDVKPCYKVEGWLQYHGDKLEERFQLASYKFMNHLLTTIDISKGSGNYLEAAKKIKGNIHIVTVNSDWFFLADENWDTYVNLSLVKNNVNIYEIRSIHGHDAFLIEASQLSRFLNPVFKTRTIENESSAVLEAKSFNKQANSQIWG; this is translated from the coding sequence ATGCTACAGGAACTCTGTTTAAAAGATTTTAAAAATTCCGCGGGAACGGTGCAGGATATTTATTTGAGCTTTCAACAATTTGGGCAAAATCCGGAAACTGCTCAGGTGGTTTTAATAAATCACGCGCTTACCGGAAATTCCCAAATTACAGGAAAACTCGGGTGGTGGACAAAAATTGTCGGACCTCAAAAGTGTATTGATACCGAAAAATTTAGCATCCTGGCTTTTAATATTCCGGGAAATGGTTTCAACGGAAAAAAGGAACATTTAATTGAAAACTATAAAGAATTTACGCTTCGGGATATTGCCAGAATTCAGGCGTTGGCACTTCAGCAATTAAAAATTAAAAAACTCTTTGCCATAATTGGTGGCTCTATTGGTGGCGCTTTGGCCTGGGAACTCGCGGCTCTAAAACCAGATTTAGCCGAAAATATTATTCCCATCGCTACAGATTATAAAGCGACCGATTGGGTGTTGGCAAATTGTAAAGTGCAGGAACAAATTCTGAATAATTCCAAAGAGCCGGTAAAAGATGCCAGAATGCACGCGATGACTTTCTACCGCACCCCACAATCTTTAAGTAAGAAATTTAATCGTACTAAAGAAGATGTGAAGCCTTGTTATAAAGTAGAAGGTTGGTTGCAATATCACGGAGATAAACTGGAAGAGCGTTTTCAATTGGCATCATACAAGTTTATGAACCACTTGTTAACTACCATAGATATTAGCAAAGGCAGCGGTAATTACCTGGAAGCCGCAAAGAAAATTAAGGGCAATATTCATATTGTAACTGTGAATTCTGACTGGTTTTTCCTGGCCGATGAGAATTGGGATACGTATGTAAACCTTTCGCTGGTAAAAAATAATGTAAATATCTACGAAATAAGATCAATTCACGGGCATGATGCCTTTTTAATTGAAGCTTCGCAATTGTCCAGATTTTTAAATCCTGTATTTAAAACCAGGACTATAGAAAATGAAAGCAGCGCAGTTCTGGAAGCAAAAAGTTTTAACAAACAGGCAAATTCCCAAATTTGGGGTTAA
- a CDS encoding O-acetylhomoserine aminocarboxypropyltransferase/cysteine synthase family protein — MSTQKFSTNALHAGHDTKTNGGTRAVPIYQTTSYVFNNSDHAANLFSLAEPGYIYTRLNNPTNDILEQRLASLEGGIAAVVTASGTAAINTTLLTLLKSGDHIVASSSLYGGTYNLLSVTLPRFGITTTFVDPEYPENFKKAAKENTRAVFVESLGNPKLDVLDLKAIAAEANALKVPFIVDNTVATPSLLKPIEHGADIVIESLTKYISGNGTSLGGAIIDAGNFNWANGKFPEFTEPSPGYHGLVYHEALKEAAFIAKVRIEGLRDHGAALSPYNAFQILQGLETLEIRIKQHSENALNLATWLEQQEEVKWVNYPGLESSKNNKLAKEYLPKGQSGVVTFGVEGGFESAKVVADETKLFSLVANIGDTKSLIIHPASTTHQQLDEKQQATTGVTQDLIRLSVGLEDVEDLKTDLKEAFAKIDKKALV; from the coding sequence ATGAGTACTCAAAAATTTTCAACAAACGCATTACACGCCGGTCACGATACAAAAACTAACGGAGGAACAAGAGCGGTGCCTATTTACCAAACAACTTCTTATGTTTTTAATAATTCAGATCACGCTGCCAATCTTTTCTCACTTGCAGAACCGGGTTACATCTACACCCGTTTAAACAATCCTACCAACGATATTTTGGAACAACGCCTTGCTTCGTTGGAAGGAGGAATCGCTGCGGTAGTGACAGCATCAGGAACGGCTGCCATCAATACTACACTTTTAACGCTTTTAAAATCTGGAGATCATATTGTAGCTTCAAGCAGTTTATACGGCGGAACTTACAATTTGCTAAGTGTAACTTTACCCAGGTTTGGAATCACAACCACTTTTGTTGACCCGGAATATCCTGAGAATTTTAAAAAGGCTGCTAAGGAAAATACCCGTGCCGTTTTTGTAGAATCGCTGGGAAACCCAAAACTGGATGTCTTAGATCTTAAAGCTATAGCTGCAGAAGCCAACGCGCTAAAAGTTCCCTTCATAGTAGATAATACAGTTGCTACGCCTTCCTTGCTAAAACCTATAGAACACGGTGCCGATATTGTTATTGAATCCCTTACCAAATATATTAGCGGAAACGGGACTTCGCTTGGAGGAGCCATTATAGATGCCGGAAATTTTAACTGGGCAAATGGAAAATTCCCCGAATTTACAGAACCTTCGCCGGGTTACCACGGGCTCGTTTATCACGAAGCTCTAAAGGAAGCTGCTTTTATCGCGAAAGTGAGAATTGAAGGTCTTCGTGATCACGGCGCGGCTTTAAGTCCGTACAACGCTTTTCAGATCTTACAAGGTTTGGAAACGCTGGAAATCAGAATAAAGCAGCATAGTGAAAATGCCTTGAATCTTGCCACCTGGCTGGAGCAGCAGGAAGAAGTAAAATGGGTTAATTATCCCGGCTTAGAGAGCAGCAAGAATAATAAACTTGCGAAAGAATATCTTCCAAAAGGGCAAAGTGGTGTGGTTACTTTTGGAGTTGAAGGAGGCTTTGAATCGGCTAAAGTTGTAGCAGATGAAACGAAACTTTTCTCCCTGGTTGCTAATATCGGCGATACCAAATCTTTGATTATTCATCCTGCCAGTACTACGCATCAGCAACTGGACGAAAAGCAACAAGCTACCACCGGGGTTACACAAGATCTAATTCGTCTTTCGGTAGGCCTGGAAGATGTGGAAGACCTAAAAACAGATTTAAAAGAAGCTTTTGCTAAAATTGATAAAAAAGCACTGGTATAA
- the metK gene encoding methionine adenosyltransferase → MAYLFTSESVSEGHPDKIADQISDTLLDNFLAFDENSKVACETLVTTGQVVLAGEVRSNTYLDVQNIAREVINDIGYTKGAYKFSGDSCGVISLIHEQSQEIYQGVDRENKEEQGAGDQGMMFGYATNETENYMPLALDISHKILIELAKLRREGKDIPYLRPDSKSQVTIEYSDDNVPQKIVAIVVSTQHDEFDENDDEMLKKIKKDILEILIPRVKEQLPDYVQKLFNDDITYHINPTGKFVIGGPHGDAGLTGRKIIVDTYGGKGAHGGGAFSGKDPSKVDRSAAYASRHVAKNLVAAGLADEVLVQVSYAIGVVKPTSISVETYGTSKVDMKDGEIAKKVAEIFDMRPWAIENRLKLRNPIYRETAAYGHMGKEPRTVTKIFKSPYSGEIKKEVELFTWEKLDYVDKVKEAFSL, encoded by the coding sequence ATGGCTTATTTATTTACTTCAGAAAGTGTTTCTGAAGGACACCCAGATAAAATCGCTGATCAGATTAGTGATACTTTACTCGATAACTTCCTTGCATTTGATGAAAATTCTAAAGTCGCCTGTGAAACTTTGGTTACTACGGGCCAGGTGGTACTTGCCGGTGAAGTTAGAAGCAACACCTATCTAGATGTACAAAACATTGCCCGCGAAGTAATCAATGATATTGGTTATACCAAAGGAGCCTACAAATTTAGTGGGGATTCCTGTGGGGTTATTTCTTTAATCCACGAGCAATCCCAGGAAATTTACCAGGGTGTAGATCGCGAAAATAAAGAAGAACAGGGCGCCGGGGACCAGGGAATGATGTTTGGCTATGCAACCAACGAAACCGAAAACTATATGCCTCTGGCTCTGGATATTTCCCATAAGATCTTAATTGAACTGGCAAAATTAAGACGTGAAGGCAAGGATATCCCTTACTTACGCCCAGATTCTAAAAGCCAGGTTACCATAGAATATAGTGACGATAATGTTCCGCAGAAAATTGTGGCCATTGTGGTTTCTACCCAGCATGATGAGTTTGATGAGAATGATGATGAAATGCTGAAAAAGATCAAGAAAGATATTCTTGAAATTCTTATTCCACGAGTAAAAGAACAATTACCTGATTATGTTCAGAAACTGTTTAATGATGATATTACTTATCATATAAATCCTACCGGAAAATTTGTAATTGGTGGGCCTCACGGTGATGCCGGACTTACCGGAAGAAAAATTATTGTAGACACCTACGGCGGCAAAGGTGCCCACGGTGGTGGTGCTTTCTCAGGAAAAGATCCGAGTAAAGTAGACCGCTCGGCTGCTTACGCATCGCGTCACGTTGCCAAAAACCTTGTTGCTGCGGGACTTGCCGACGAAGTTTTAGTGCAGGTTTCTTATGCTATTGGAGTGGTAAAACCTACTTCAATTTCAGTAGAAACTTATGGAACTTCCAAAGTAGATATGAAGGATGGGGAAATCGCTAAAAAAGTTGCTGAAATTTTTGATATGCGTCCCTGGGCTATTGAAAACCGTTTAAAGCTTAGAAATCCTATTTATAGAGAGACTGCAGCATACGGGCATATGGGCAAAGAACCAAGAACGGTAACCAAAATCTTTAAAAGCCCATATTCTGGAGAAATAAAGAAAGAAGTAGAGCTATTTACCTGGGAAAAACTTGACTATGTAGATAAGGTTAAAGAAGCTTTTAGTTTATAA
- a CDS encoding acyl-CoA dehydrogenase family protein: MSVFRKVRNTINLLKSVDMDQLAKINEQIDLSAAMKSLGQLDERQLKGLMKMLKTKQKKGQSDLPPITGDFYNLDLKLNEEQRKLQMDVRNFMEDEVRPLVNDHWNRAKFPHEIIEKFKKLNITGVPYEGYGCPNLPFLMEGIIAQEIARVDVSISTFFGVHSGLAMGSIYLCGSEEQKQEWLPKMQKLDAIGAFGLTEPNVGSGVAGGLETTCKFDGENWILNGQKKWIGNATFADVIIIWARDEDSNQVKGFLVRKGNPGYKAEKMEDKMALRIVQNAIITLTDCQIPESDRLQKADSFKDTAKVLRMTRAGVAWQAVGCARGAYESALKYTRKREQFGRPIASYQLIQNHLVEMVSNLTAMQTLVFRLSEMQDADLLTDEHASLAKVFCSMRTRDVVSRAREVMGGNGILLEHDVARFVADAEAIYSYEGTKEINSLIVGRAITGYSAFVS, encoded by the coding sequence ATGTCCGTTTTTAGAAAAGTAAGAAACACCATCAACCTATTAAAGTCGGTTGATATGGATCAACTCGCCAAAATAAATGAGCAAATAGATCTTTCAGCAGCGATGAAAAGTTTAGGCCAGCTTGATGAACGCCAACTCAAGGGGTTGATGAAAATGTTAAAAACCAAGCAGAAAAAAGGACAAAGTGACCTTCCTCCTATTACCGGTGATTTTTACAATCTAGACCTTAAACTTAACGAGGAGCAGCGAAAGCTTCAAATGGATGTGCGAAATTTCATGGAAGATGAAGTTCGCCCACTGGTAAATGATCATTGGAACCGCGCTAAATTTCCACACGAGATCATAGAGAAATTCAAGAAACTAAATATCACGGGTGTTCCTTATGAAGGTTATGGCTGCCCAAATCTTCCGTTTTTGATGGAGGGTATCATCGCCCAGGAAATTGCCCGGGTAGATGTTTCCATTTCAACTTTTTTCGGGGTTCATAGTGGGCTTGCTATGGGATCTATTTATCTCTGCGGAAGCGAAGAACAAAAACAGGAATGGCTTCCGAAGATGCAAAAATTAGATGCTATTGGCGCTTTTGGACTTACAGAACCTAATGTTGGATCTGGTGTTGCGGGGGGACTCGAAACTACCTGCAAGTTTGATGGTGAAAACTGGATTTTAAACGGCCAGAAGAAATGGATTGGTAACGCGACTTTTGCTGATGTAATTATCATCTGGGCGCGAGACGAAGATAGCAACCAGGTAAAGGGATTTTTGGTAAGGAAAGGAAATCCTGGTTATAAGGCCGAAAAAATGGAAGATAAAATGGCGCTTAGAATTGTTCAAAATGCCATTATTACCTTAACCGATTGTCAAATTCCTGAAAGCGATAGGCTACAAAAGGCAGATTCATTTAAAGATACCGCAAAAGTATTGCGAATGACTCGAGCTGGAGTTGCCTGGCAGGCCGTTGGTTGTGCTCGTGGAGCATACGAAAGTGCACTTAAATATACCCGAAAAAGAGAACAATTTGGAAGGCCAATCGCCTCCTACCAGTTAATACAAAATCATTTGGTAGAAATGGTTTCCAATCTTACAGCAATGCAAACACTGGTTTTTAGACTTTCTGAAATGCAGGATGCCGACTTACTTACAGATGAACACGCTTCTTTGGCGAAAGTTTTCTGTAGTATGCGAACCAGAGATGTAGTAAGCCGTGCCCGTGAGGTTATGGGTGGAAACGGAATTCTACTTGAACACGATGTAGCGCGCTTCGTGGCAGATGCTGAAGCCATATATAGTTATGAAGGAACAAAAGAAATTAACTCGCTTATTGTAGGCCGTGCCATTACTGGATACAGTGCCTTTGTAAGCTAA